The nucleotide sequence GCTGCGGATGCTCACCACCTTGCTCGACCCCACCGAGGGCACGGCCACCGTGGCCGGTGCCGACCTGCGCGAGCAGCCCCGTGAGGTGCGCCGGCGCATCGGCTACGTCGCCCAGGTGGGCTCCGCGCCGGCGCCGGGCTCGCGGGTGGCCGAGGAGCTCGTCACCCAGGGGCGGCTGTACGGGCTGAGCCGGGCGCAGGCGCAGCAGCGGGTGACCGAGCTGCTGCCCCAGCTGGACCTGGGAGAGCTGGGTGGCCGGGCGCTGTCCGAGCTCTCCGGTGGGCAGCGTCGCCGCTTCGACGTGGCCAGCGGCTTGGTGCACACCCCGGGGCTGATCTTCCTGGACGAGCCCACCACCGGGCTGGACCCACAGAGCCGGGCCAACCTGTGGGAGCACATCCGCACGCTGCGCGACGAGCGCGGGGTGACCGTGGTGATCACCACGCACTACCTGGACGAGGCCGACGCGCTCGCCGACCGCATCCTGGTGATGGACCAGGGGCGCATCGTCGCCGACGACACCCCGGACGCGCTCAAGGCGGCCGTGTCCGGCGACGTCATCACCGTCAGCGTGGACGGTGACCTGGCGCTGGCCGAGGTGGTGGCCCGGGAGGCCATCGAGGTCCGGGAGGCGCGCGTGGAGGGGGAGACGCTGCAGCTGACCGTGGAGCGCGGCGACGTGGCGGTGGCCCCGCTGCTGCGCGCGCTGGACGCCGCCGACCTGCCCCTGCGCACGGTCACCGTGGCCCGCCCCACCCTGGACACCGTCTTCCTCACGCTGACCGGACGGTCGCTGCGCGAGGACGCGCCGGCCTGACGTGCTCCTGCTCCTGCTGACCTGAGAGGACCCCCATGCGCTCCACCCTCGACGCGACGTCCGTGGTGTTCACCCGGGACATGCGGCTGCTGCTGCGCAACCCGGTGTGGGTGTTCTTCGGGCTGGCCCAGCCCGTCCTGTTCCTGGTGCTGTTCGGCCCGCTGCTCACCAACGTGCGCGCGGGCGGGCTCGGCGGCGAGGCGTCGTGGTCGCTGTTCGTGCCCGGCCTGCTGCTGCAGCTCACCATCTTCGGGGCGGGCTTCGCCGGGTTCGGCATCATCCAGGAGATGCGTGAGGGCGTGCTGGAGCGCCAGCGGGTGACCCCGGCGCCGCGGCTGTCGCTGCTGCTCGGGCGGACGCTGGGCAACACGGTGACCATCGGGGTGCAGGGGGTGATCCTGGTGTTGGTGGCCGTGCCGTTCGGGTTGCGACCGACCTGGGGTGGGGTGGCGATCACCCTGGTGCTGATCTGCGTGCTGGCTCTGGGGGTGTCAGCGGCGTCGTACTCGATGGGCATCATCCTCAAGGATGAGGACTCCTTCGCCCCGTTCGTGCAGGGCGTCTCGCTGCCCCTGCTGCTGCTGTCCGGGGTGTTCCTGCCGATGTCGCTGGCGCCGGGCTGGCTGGAGAACCTGAGCAGGATCAACCCGCTGGTGTACCTGGTGGACGCGGCGCGCTCGCTGTTCCGCGGCGAGCTCTCCGGCGGCACGGTGACGACCGGAGTCATCGTCACCGTGGTGCTCACCGCGCTGCTGGCCTGGTGGGGGACGCGCACCTTCCAGCGGATGTCCGCCTGAGCTAGCCGGTGACGCGGAAGCTGGCCAGCGGGGCCGGTTTCGGACCGTAGAAGTAGATGAGCACCGGACCGCCGGGTGGCAGGTCGAAGGCGACGTCGCCGATCAGCTGTCGGCCCGCGTCGACCGTGCCGTCCATCTGTTGGTTCACCACACCGATCGAGGGGGTGCGCGTGGTGCCGTCGGCGACCTCGGCGCGGAAGTCGTAGTCGCTGACGTAGGTGGAGCCGGCGCTGACCGACACGGTGAACGTGGCCACCAGGTAGGAGCCACTGGCGGGGTCGTCACCGAAGTCGTTCTCCGGCTCGCTGATGCGCCGGGTGCCGTTGAGAGTGACGGTGCCGGCGATGTCCTCGGCGCCAGGTGCGGCCACCGTGAAGGAGACGGTGGTCCCCACGCCGGGCGGACCAGTCGGGGCGGGGGCGAGCGTCGTGGTGCTGGGCGCTTGGGTGCTCGGCGCCGCGGACGGCACGGCGGTCCGGGTGGTGCTGGTGCGCACGGCGGTCGCGGAGGGGGCAGCAGCACTGGCCGACGGCGTGGGCTCCTCGACGCCGGTCGAGGCCTCGGCGGGCTCCGTGGTGGTGGTCGGTGAGCGCGTGCTGGGGAGCGCGGTGGCGGTCGGGCGGTCGTCCGACTGTGGTCGCGG is from Rhodococcus sp. X156 and encodes:
- a CDS encoding ATP-binding cassette domain-containing protein; its protein translation is MIHARGLARSFKTKTGPVQAVAPLDLDVSAGEIVGLLGPNGAGKTTTLRMLTTLLDPTEGTATVAGADLREQPREVRRRIGYVAQVGSAPAPGSRVAEELVTQGRLYGLSRAQAQQRVTELLPQLDLGELGGRALSELSGGQRRRFDVASGLVHTPGLIFLDEPTTGLDPQSRANLWEHIRTLRDERGVTVVITTHYLDEADALADRILVMDQGRIVADDTPDALKAAVSGDVITVSVDGDLALAEVVAREAIEVREARVEGETLQLTVERGDVAVAPLLRALDAADLPLRTVTVARPTLDTVFLTLTGRSLREDAPA
- a CDS encoding ABC transporter permease translates to MRSTLDATSVVFTRDMRLLLRNPVWVFFGLAQPVLFLVLFGPLLTNVRAGGLGGEASWSLFVPGLLLQLTIFGAGFAGFGIIQEMREGVLERQRVTPAPRLSLLLGRTLGNTVTIGVQGVILVLVAVPFGLRPTWGGVAITLVLICVLALGVSAASYSMGIILKDEDSFAPFVQGVSLPLLLLSGVFLPMSLAPGWLENLSRINPLVYLVDAARSLFRGELSGGTVTTGVIVTVVLTALLAWWGTRTFQRMSA